The following is a genomic window from Aythya fuligula isolate bAytFul2 chromosome 7, bAytFul2.pri, whole genome shotgun sequence.
ATCTAAGTTTGACAGGCAGAGCCAATGCTGACATGTCAGTCTTAGAATTTATGACAAATGATACGctactgatatttttaaaatccctccagattgccaagaaaaaaaaaaaaacaacaaaactttaaagTACGTAATTATACTGTGTGCATCTTTAGattgaaaacaatttattcaaTTTACACAGTTATATTGATTCAATGTTCAGGCTGacatttaataacaaaaagaaagaaaaattttattGAAGTTTCCCAACTAGGTCCAATTACAATATATTACATAtagcaaaggaaaatgagatgtGTGAATGTAATGGGGTGTTGGGTTTTTTGAAACAGTCTTTGTCATTAAATAATGGTGTTCATATtcaataatttgaaataatcaATCTCTCTCCAATAAATCTAAAGActattaaggaaagaaaagccctGGGGGAATAGAGAACAAATTGCCTATAAAAATTCTCTTCAAGCAAAGAATGCAGCATGGCAAGGGGGGGGCGGGATCTTTAGCTAGAGGTGCTAATTGATCTacatcatgtttttttctttttggtgatCTCTTTGTACAGACCAGGTTGTGCCTTATCATCTGTACTTGTGTTGAAGCATACTCAGATCAGTCATGTGTGAACTTTCAAGCATCTATTTTTACCTTTAACTTTCTTACTCccataaaggaagaaaattggaCTGAATGGCTAAGAACTAATCAAATTCATCAAGCATAATTGTTTTTCAAGGCAGAAGATGAACTTgttgcagcaaaaaaaaacaacagactgaATGCCATGTGCTAAGCAGACGGAATTGTTCCATAGGTTACAAGCAGATTCATGTTGTAGAACACCAGAAAATCCTGTTTCACTTAACATTGAACTAAATGTACCAGGATTCAATCAGTTCCATTCTTCTTCAATAGTTAACCATCCCAAAAACCAAATCCTGAAAACAGGATGATGTGTGAAATGAGTAAATCTTTTTGATGGTGGAGATGAATGTATCTAGATAGTCATATTTGTTTACACTAGCTGAACTTCTGTGTTGTAGCATTTCTACTATcaaaagttttcttccttcagaatACATGAAAGAATTGGTCCCAGTTTTCactggagagagagaggtgTCACAGATGTGGCATAAGGTGGGACTAATAGCAGCATTTTCAGTAGGAGAGACTGTGTGCATGCCCTATTTTTGACCAGTGTACATTTTCCTGGTAGTGCCATGCTGCACACTAGTAAAGCACTCCGTGGCTGTTTACACTGGTGCCACCTATTACATTATTAGCCAGGGAATGTTTGATTTGGATTACTGCACCGAGTACTACCTACAAAATAATCACAAAGGCATAGTCAAACAATTAAAAGGATGCCTTCTGTTAGGTGTAGCTAACCATGCATTAATTCCAGCTGAAACAGCAGCTATTTGTAAGATCACACATAATTGCACAGGTGTTTGGCTCCCTGTCCCAACAGTCAGCAGAATGTAGGAATCCTTGGTACCTCAGAAAGCCCCTAATGCAGAGAAAGCTAGTTTCTAGTTTCTTCTCTGTTCAGTATCCAAGTTTGTTGCTTTTCACATCTGTTCTGAGCCACTTGAAAAGGGCCATGAAAGAGGCAAAGCTGCAGAGAGCGAAACCCACCTGGACAAGAGATTACACCTGGAAGGAATCTGCTGCCAAATTTTAGGACAAAATTAAGTTAATGTTTTCCttagtgtttttgttggtttgtttgtaaTCATTTGCATTGAGGCTGCCTTTATATGAACTAAACTACAACAATTCTTCACAAAGAGAATTGTGGCCTTTTCCTGCGTGCTACCACAAGAACTTTACCAGAAGCCTTTAGTTTTTCTTAGGAGTATTGGTACTTCTGCTGAGAAGGATCTTCAGCCTCTTGCGTGTTTCATGCCAACACACATCCCAGTAAAATAGTGCTTGATAGTCCTGTGCCAGCCCACAGACCTGATGGCTAAATTCTGTGTGACTACATGGGAACAGAAGAATATTCCACGACCACCCAAGCCCAGTGCCAAGGGCAGAACAGCAGGCAAGAGTGCACAgggaacaggaagaaatggtTGCCCCTTCAGCGAGGTTACATCCTATGTGTTAGTAAGGGAGCTTGTCCAAAAAGCAGATCTCTGTCTCCTGCGTCTTTCAATGACAGCTCTTGGCAAGAAAAAGTCAGTAACACAGCTGCACCAAAGTCATGTTCACAGAGCTATTAAAGGTTTAGAGGGTGCTAAGGGTGGAAGGCCAGAGTTTTGATAGAGTCACACTGTTTTGAAGCAGCTGGCCTTATGCCATATCAATGTTGCAGGCACACAGTGTTTAGAGATCATTTTTCTGGAGGTCACATTTTTCTGCTCATCAACTTTTGTACCACTGAGCTCTTAGCCAGTGCATTCGAGGTAGAGGCCAATAAAAGTTTTAATGCTGAAAAGGGCCAGAATAAAACACAGGTGTTACCTTCCTGACATAACTTGATTGGCAACAAAAGGGCTGGGTTTGCATTAGCAAAACTACTCGTGAAACCCCAACTTGAGCCTCCACCCAGAAACCTGAGAAGACTGAACTAAACAATTTTTACCTGCCGGGTCAGTTAATTCCTTGCTTGATGAACACAAATCATTCAgcttaaaaagctgttttgctgaaagaaagaaacaagagcaAATCAGACCAAAATAACATGTAAAGAACACATGCCTTAAGTATAACTTTAACCACTTTTGCAGTCCTCTCCTCCGCTAAATCAGGCCAGCTATCATCCAGAGTGCTCTTAAGCACAGTTAATTAGTCCAGACATTGATACTCAATTTCAAATTGCTCTCTATGATACatctttcaataaaataaaataatccctCTCTCCATCACAGTAAAGCAATGCATGTGGAATAAGGGTGTGTCAGCCCTTACCAAGGTTTCACTGCTCTTCACCATCCTTTTTCAACatggggaagggaggcagcaCCAAGCTTCTCTTCTGGGAGCACCTTGTCTTCTGGACTGCTTTGGTGGAGGAGCTTCATATCAGCTGCCAGGCTTACAAAGGAAGAACATCAGCATTTCATGCGTTTTGCCCACAGGCAGACCCCCTCCAGGAGTCACACAGCCTGCAGGCCAGGAGCACAAGCACTAGCATCCCTACAAGGATTCACTAATATGACAGTTTAACACACTAAACCTCCAAGCTATGAATTCCAGACCTTGTTATATAAACTAATGCAGAGGCTTACAAGTTTCACCTGACAACCATTACACTCACGTTCTTGGCTCTGTCTTCAGCACAGGAAGGCATGGTACAACGTGTGACAGGTTGTTATATTAATGCACTGATGAAAGCAGCAACTGCAATAGAAAAGATTAAACATAACAAACAGTCTCGGATTCTTCCATTTAGTGAAAAAACAGTACCTTcaagaaataacatttctctAGATTACTGGTGATAGGCAAGAAGTCATAACCTACCTGTTGTTTAGCTTCCTGGTGACCACATTGAAAGAACACATCAATGCATTCCTAGCCCTTCAGAAGCTACACTTTTAAATGCCACTGAGTTACTGTGAGATAGCTGCCATGCATCTTGCCCCAGACAGGTTTGCATTTTAACTTTATCAGGACTTTTATGGCTTTGTGATGAACAGTCAGGccttgctggctgctgctgcagcactgaggaCACCCCTGAGGGCCATCCAGGCTATCTCTGGGTAGATGGTGGGTGTCCTGCGGGCTGGGGACTCAAGGACTGGGTCTGGGGATGAACAGCAGGGAGCAGACTGGAACCAGCAAGGCACGATTAGGTTCAGGCGTCTGTTTCTACTGCCCGTGCCTACCAGGCCaagccctggggagggggcttgGGGATGTTGCAGCGTGGGCATAGTGTCAGGAGCTGCGGCCCAGCACCTGCCCCAGCCCATCTCCTGGTGCCCCGTGACTGCTACgggtgctggcagctccccagcGCCCAGCTCGGTGCCTCTGGCTGCCGGGAGTGGGTCTCGCCCTGGCTCTCGCATGTCCGGGGCAGAGGCGCTGGGCCCCCTGGGCCTCGAGCCATGCACGGGAGACGTCCCCTCCCTCAAAGAACTGGAGCAGCTCCTCAGTACCGGGCGGCCCTCCTGTAACCACGTTGACGAAGTATGGCCTAATCTCTTCTTGGGAGACCTGTAAGTAAAGCTGCACAGACTGACTTTGCTCTAACGCCACGCTGTACACTCTGTCTCTTCAGTCTGTTATTATCCCTAATCGGTCAGGCATTAAGTAGCTCTTGGTTTTGCTGACTAATGTCATTTAGACTGCAGACAGCAAAGTTTCTGagataaaataatgattaaGTGGGTACTTGCTTCTTTGTTAACCCTCGGGAACAATGTGCTGGCTTATGTGCCAACACATGGCTTGGGAGATGCAATCGCAGGACTGTTCCTGCCCTCTGAATATCTCTGTACCCATCTTGATTTGTTTGTGTTGGCCTTTTCCTCAGAGTAACAGCTCACAACAGATTTATTCTGTGGAAGATGGGTGTTACCCATGTTTTAAACGCTGCCCACGGCACAGCATACAGCCACGGAGGCCAGGACTATTACGGAGCTACCATTGATTATTATGGTGTACCAGCCCACGACCTCCCCAGCTTTGATATAAGCCAGTTCTTTTACTCTGCGGCAGAATTTATCCACAAAGCCTTGAACACGCCAGGAGGTATGAAATTATCACTGTTCACAGTTTAGATGTGTTGGCAGCCTCTTGTAACTAACTGGTCAGGTCCACAAGCTCAGTGGTGGACGAGTCAGCATGCGGACTGCTGGTCACCTGCCTGGTGGGTGGTGAGGGGAGGGTGTGCTGAGCACGTGTAGCTCTAGCTTGGTCCCAAAGATCAAGGAAGACTGCAAAAAGTTGACGTGAGAAAAAGGATGGACAGTGAACAAGAGAGActgaggaggagaggagaaggaggagagggaaaaatatcTGGAAAGAAAGGCTTAttcaaacaaggaaaagaaaaaaacacacatttgatATGGACACAGTTTTATCTGGTCTAGTCTTCTGAGATCCTCTTGTGGTAACTGTATTTGTAAGAACACATGAATAGAGTCAAAAGTCCTGATTTCTCCAGCTACATGACATGTGAAGAGGCCCATACGCTGCAGATGTTCACCCTGTGTGAATAGGGCCTGCAGAGCATGCGCCTTAGCAGGAGATGCACCTTTACCCAAGGAGATTTATGACACGTTGCACAAGAGATTGAGCGTCTTGGCACTGGTGCTATAAAATACTAATTAGCATCTATTACATAAAAGATTATTCCTTAGCATGAGTAAACTGGCATTAATGGATCTACCTCAGTCTGTCTCACACACTCTgccttcaaaaaagaaatacagccaCAGCAAATTGCCTTATTATGCAATAGTACTAGGCCAGTCGTTTTTCTTGGTGGCTAATGTGTTAGTGCCATCCTTTCAGGCCATATTGTAGCATTCTTCTTCACCTTAGTGAGCCCTTCTGAAAGCAATGGGTCTGGTTTTCCTCTTGTTCACAACAGAACAACATCAGTGCTTCCACAGGGTTTTCTTTGATTTACCAGTGTTTCTGAAATCAGGTTGTGACCTCATGGCACTGCTCATTCAAGTTGCTGGAACAGTTACAAATTAGACTTTACTGTTAGCAGTTCATGTGGTCTATTGAAAGggtagaaaataaattgtttgcCGTGTTGCTCTGACCACGCTGGAGAATACAGGAGGGGTTTGTCTTCCCTTTAAATTCAACTTCATCCTCTGTGCTACTTCACCTTTATGGTtataatttgccttttttttttttccccttttttgaCCAGCTAAAATTTTGGTACATTGTGCAGTTGGAGTAAGCAGGTCAGCTTCCCTAGTCCTAGCATATCTCATGATAAATCACCACCTCCCATTGATTGAAGCCATCAAAACAGTGAAGGAACATCGATGGATTTCACCCAATCGTGGCTTTCTGAAACACCTGCGAAATCTGGATGTTCAGCTACGGCAAAAGAAGGGCTGCTGAAAGGGCAAATCCTTTTGCATTCAGTTTTTCAGCCTTCATAATCAATGTGCCTACAATACTTCCCGTGATCAGTGCATACTGAAAGAATGAAGAGTTATGGAAcccatcaaagaaaaaaaaaaaacaacagaactgcCAATGGATCAATTTTGGCGGCTCAGTTCCTCGTAGACGAGCACTGCCCCATAAGTACCACATGCTGCAGAGTTCCTGCGCCCAGCGTGGTACTACCAGATGACTCCCCTGGAGCAGTTAGGATGGACTGAGGTTGTTCCCCACTTGTGCTAATACCAGAGACAAGTTCAATAATTGCATCTAGCGGTACAGTATGTTTGAGTCCCCTTTACTAAAGAGTGTAAAATGACCTTCAGTTTGGTTGTAGTTTTCATATGAAAAGCTTGTCGTGCTGCAGGCCTGGTGATGTGATGAGTGCAATTGGTCAGAAGCCCAAGCACTGCTGCAGACACCTTCCTCTTCTGCCAGTCTCCTCAGTGTTGCAGTGCCACACAAAGCTGCGGCAGCCTGAACGCCCACACCAGCAGAATAAACTTCCTCTGCGCAGCTCCGTATGCAGTCTCAGGGTCAGCAAACCCACGAGCCTTTTCTTgtgtaaatatgtttttcaaCAAGATACTGTATATTATGTACTATAttgaagacattaaaaaagaagacagattttcaaggtattttttaagtgtaaatTCGTCAGTTTTGTGTAAGTGGCTTTGAATCATTTTTGGTTTAACATCAGGTAGGAACCCGGGCATTCGTCATTACTGAGGAGCTACTGGCATGTGTTTGCCTGTTCCCCACTTTGTTTCCAAGCTCTTGCCCACAATAAATGCAGATTGTGCTAAGGGCCTGTGGATGTTAAATCCATAAAAGACATGTATAAGGAGTAATTTTTGGTTTAATATGtgaattgtttattttgcaCCATCTCTCTGCTCCTTACCCCTCAGTCTGCAAGGGAATTGCTGAGCTCCATGGCCAGCAACTCCTCCTGCACACCAGCAGCTTGAACCTGAGCAAGAacatcttcctcctctgcccGTCCTCCTGCCTTTATCCTGTTCCTTTCAACTTCTCAGGTTTAAGCCTAAATATTATCTGCTCTCTCTGGCCTCTTCCTTCACAAAGGATTAGTCCAGAGAAAGGAAGTGTCAAAGATCCAGGAAATCCAAGTATTGCTTTCCATCCATCTCTGTGTAAGGGTGCTGACACCTGAATGTGGTATCTTGTCTATGTTCCAGATTTCAAAGCTTCAACTTAAAATAAGCCTAAAAAAAACAGACTGACAgactccctgcctgcctgcatgcCCTTAATTTGATTTAGGCCCATCTTACATTGCTATTTTCTAAATTCAGCAGGGAACTGAGTTagcttaaataaataacttgGCTTAATTGATACAAATTAGTTTTAGGTTGTCTAGAGGTTGTCACTTTTCCTATGACCAGTTAATCAGTTACTTAAACCAACAcgatttttaatacagaaactGCATTTGAAATTCATGCTACCATTCTCCCTGAAAATTACCTTGTTACCTTGTGGTGAACCATGAAGCAATAATCAAATCTATTTTTGCCCTTTGTTACTAGGTTGATTTATTGATTAGATGACCTTATAAAATTTCTCTGCCAGATTGAGTAAATACATTTCTGCTTGCTTGAAGCATCAGGCCTgatcattttctctctgttggaGACGGCTTGCAAAGTTATTACAAAACTTAAATGGTGGTGACTTGTGGGTTGTTGTTCTTCCTTCCCAGACCTCTATCACCCTTAATTCTTGGAGAGGCTGAGACACAGATACTGATTTGGCCTAGTGCTTATGGGAATGTAGAAATCCCTATTTCAATGTACACACAGCAAAATAAGCATATTTAAGATCCTTTTAGAGGTCTATTTGACTGTCTGTTCAGATTTTCCTAAATCTTGCCAAAGAGCTCCACTGgcaacaaagagaaaattttgTAACATAAAAAGATCAAAtagaaaatcacatttaaaaccCAACAGTGCTAGCACAATCTTTATACCTCACAAAGTAGCAGAGCAGtggaggaggagctgggttTGCTTTGAAGATCTCCATTAGCATTAATAAGGATTTACATGAGTTAATATTTCATTGTAATTTATACTTCATTCACATTACAGTAGATTTCAGTCTTGAAGCCTTTTGAAGACATGGCACTGAAAAGTCTGGAATTGATGTGAGTGAAATAATGCATCTTAATGGCTTTAGGCTGGGCAAAATTAGACACGTGTGAGCAAGATTGATGGAACCTCCCATCAGGATAATGCTTTGCATGCCCCTGAACATCTGTCCCACAAAGCCACAGCTGTGAAAGCTGCTCTTGTTGTAAATTAGTACCTGCTCTCTTAGATACTACTCCTCCTTTGAGAGTTTTGTTTCACAAGGGGTACAGAATTGTAGACCGAAATTGAGCCAGTATAGCATCCATTCCATCAGGGACACGGTAGTGATTTTGTACAGCAAGACTTACTTACCCCAGcggatagaaaaaaatagttagaAACTCTTTTCAAGGGCAGTGGCAAatcacagaagtgtttttaatcTGCAGAGGTTGTGTTGCCTAAATTTCC
Proteins encoded in this region:
- the DUSP13 gene encoding dual specificity protein phosphatase 13, with amino-acid sequence MSGAEALGPLGLEPCTGDVPSLKELEQLLSTGRPSCNHVDEVWPNLFLGDLVTAHNRFILWKMGVTHVLNAAHGTAYSHGGQDYYGATIDYYGVPAHDLPSFDISQFFYSAAEFIHKALNTPGAKILVHCAVGVSRSASLVLAYLMINHHLPLIEAIKTVKEHRWISPNRGFLKHLRNLDVQLRQKKGC